In one Primulina eburnea isolate SZY01 unplaced genomic scaffold, ASM2296580v1 ctg1064_ERROPOS200000, whole genome shotgun sequence genomic region, the following are encoded:
- the LOC140820476 gene encoding WRKY transcription factor 44-like gives MTKIREEDETAIKKPIARRLGFSHHKSFSELLSDAVEDSSPADVSQTAVVAIRPRTVRFKPTGKVEVLAPKSNATSNVVYKPIAKFVTSATLSVLANLGSNDVYPRQEIAEVGSCIKIPELKRNDVLENSIEDKCFLLPSKNEERASSDGHSWRKYGQKQVKGSEYPRSYYKCTYPNCLVKKMVERTLDGQIAEVVYKGEHIYSKPQGPACDAAQFEGNNPVSNNQKADRIEGHASESKDQISVESFTQSGFVGVSQRINEPVTDVLFEASASTSNDAEKGGWEEGSEALVAEDDGFKSKRRKCEIQSLKSGRMEKATSKPGNGVQSNMDSEIIGDGFRWRKYGQKVVKGNSYPRSYYKCTSPKCKVRKYVERTSEDPSTFITTYEGRHNHEMPIKLANSEASNTRTRSKS, from the exons ATGACGAAAATCAGAGAAGAGGATGAAACTGCAATTAAGAAACCAATAGCCAGGAGGCTAGGCTTCTCCCATCATAAATCTTTCTCAGAGCTGCTTTCAGATGCAGTTGAGGATTCTTCACCTGCCGATGTTTCTCAAACTGCGGTTGTAGCCATCAGACCAAGGACTGTTCGGTTCAAGCCAACCGGGAAG GTGGAGGTATTGGCCCCAAAGTCAAATGCTACTTCAAATGTGGTATACAAACCAATTGCTAAATTCGTAACAAGTGCAACTCTTTCGGTCTTGGCAAATTTG GGGAGTAATGATGTTTATCCCAGACAAGAAATCGCGGAGGTTGGTTCATGTATTAAAATACCAGAATTGAAGAGAAATGATGTGCTAGAAAATTCTATTGAAGACAAATGTTTCTTGCTACCTTCTAAAAACGAGGAACGAGCTTCATCTGATGGACATAGCTGGAGGAAATATGGACAGAAACAGGTTAAGGGAAGTGAGTATCCACGAAGTTACTACAAGTGTACATACCCAAATTGTTTGGTGAAAAAGATGGTGGAAAGAACACTTGATGGCCAGATTGCGGAGGTGGTCTACAAGGGTGAGCACATCTATTCAAAACCTCAGGGACCTGCGTGTGATGCTGCTCAATTTGAGGGAAACAATCCTGTGTCGAATAATCAAAAGGCTGATAGAATTGAAGGGCATGCAAGCGAGTCTAAAGATCAGATTTCTGTCGAGTCATTTACCCAATCAGGTTTTGTTGGTGTTTCCCAGAGAATCAATGAACCAGTTACGGATGTTCTGTTCGAGGCTAGTGCCTCAACTTCCAATGATGCTGAGAAAGGGGGATGGGAGGAAGGGAGTGAAGCTTTGGTAGCGGAAGATGATGGTTTTAAGAGCAAAAGAAG GAAATGTGAGATCCAATCACTAAAATCAGGTAGAATGGAGAAAGCCACGTCCAAACCCGGGAATGGTGTGCAGAGCAATATGGATTCTGAGATTATCGGGGATGGATTTCGATGGAGAAAGTACGGCCAGAAAGTTGTCAAGGGGAATTCATACCCAAG GAGTTACTACAAGTGCACCAGCCCGAAGTGCAAGGTGCGGAAGTATGTCGAGAGAACTTCGGAAGATCCATCCACTTTCATAACGACGTACGAGGGTCGGCACAACCATGAAATGCCAATCAAACTTGCAAATTCGGAGGCATCTAATACAAGGACTAGGAGCAAATCATGA